The Planococcus liqunii genome includes a region encoding these proteins:
- a CDS encoding carboxymuconolactone decarboxylase family protein, with product MSKALEYFKEVYDVVPGWVQKMHDYSPEVLDKYTGIRGEIMQDGSLSRKEKDALIASMNAARLYSRSMLFHTKGAVDFGYSAAELLEFFLTAYLYKGDAALKRAFEAIPYALELSGNPVVLPEATPETADDLLGTMLGWLKDEETAYLEQVVSAIKQGNKEELAALILADGKVSSKLKHLNMAGNFIVELDGSGAAPWMEKARAAGGSEADLADLGYICILTAGIPAWFELSDSLKTVE from the coding sequence AAAATGCACGATTACAGCCCGGAAGTTTTGGATAAATATACTGGCATCCGCGGCGAAATCATGCAGGACGGTTCGCTGTCGCGCAAAGAAAAAGACGCGTTGATTGCCAGCATGAATGCAGCCCGCCTTTACTCGCGCAGCATGCTGTTCCATACAAAAGGGGCCGTCGATTTCGGCTACTCTGCAGCGGAACTGCTTGAGTTTTTCCTGACTGCTTACTTGTACAAAGGCGATGCAGCGTTGAAAAGAGCGTTTGAAGCGATTCCGTATGCACTCGAATTGAGCGGCAACCCGGTCGTTCTTCCGGAAGCCACTCCTGAAACGGCTGATGATTTGCTCGGCACGATGCTTGGCTGGCTGAAAGATGAAGAGACGGCTTATCTAGAACAAGTGGTTTCAGCAATCAAACAAGGGAACAAAGAAGAGCTGGCGGCTTTGATTCTGGCAGACGGCAAAGTCTCTTCAAAATTAAAGCATCTGAATATGGCGGGCAACTTTATCGTGGAACTCGACGGCAGCGGGGCTGCGCCGTGGATGGAAAAAGCGCGCGCAGCCGGTGGATCGGAAGCAGATTTGGCGGATCTTGGCTATATTTGCATCCTGACGGCCGGCATCCCCGCCTGGTTTGAATTGAGCGACTCATTAAAAACGGTGGAATAA
- a CDS encoding CoA transferase subunit A, with amino-acid sequence MSKIQHDIQQALSYVKSGDTVLVGGFGLIGAPLTLIDGLTEKDVNDLTIVSNNLGESGKGLGILLNQNKIKKGIGSYFTSNRDVGDKYQRGEIELELLPQGTLAESMRAGGAGIGGYYTTTGVGTDLAKGKEEREIDGVKYILEKAIRADVALIRAHKADTLGNLVYYKTARNFNPLMATAAKTVIVEVDEIVEPGELNPEEIVTPFIYVDFIVKAQQILTKEGVVSV; translated from the coding sequence ATGTCAAAAATACAGCATGACATACAACAAGCATTATCTTACGTAAAATCAGGGGATACCGTTTTAGTCGGCGGCTTTGGCTTGATCGGCGCTCCTCTTACCCTAATAGATGGACTGACGGAAAAAGACGTCAACGATTTGACGATTGTCAGCAACAACCTCGGAGAGTCCGGCAAAGGGCTCGGCATCCTGTTGAACCAGAACAAGATCAAAAAAGGCATCGGCTCTTATTTCACGAGCAACCGTGATGTGGGCGATAAATACCAAAGGGGCGAAATTGAACTCGAGCTCCTGCCGCAAGGGACGCTCGCCGAATCGATGCGGGCAGGCGGTGCCGGAATTGGCGGCTATTATACGACGACCGGCGTCGGCACAGACCTCGCTAAAGGAAAAGAAGAACGCGAAATCGACGGTGTGAAGTACATCCTTGAAAAAGCGATCCGTGCAGACGTTGCGTTGATCCGCGCCCATAAAGCGGATACACTCGGAAATCTTGTGTATTACAAGACGGCACGAAACTTCAACCCCTTGATGGCGACCGCTGCGAAAACAGTGATTGTCGAAGTGGATGAAATCGTAGAGCCGGGCGAATTGAATCCGGAAGAAATCGTGACGCCTTTCATCTATGTGGATTTCATTGTGAAAGCCCAGCAAATCCTGACAAAAGAAGGAGTGGTGAGCGTATGA
- a CDS encoding 3-oxoacid CoA-transferase subunit B, with product MTTQMSKAETQHMIAKRVALELQGPCTVNLGIGIPTLVAEYMTADDIYLHTENGLLGVTDVEEADIDPNLVNAGKLPVGEAIGSSFFNSSDSFAMIRGGHVDVAILGALQVDETGVIANWAVPGKNIMGVGGAMDLLVGAKKVFVTMNHTSKDGSSKLLKECTYPITSTRQVDMIFTELAVFNVEDGQLKLVDLMPGATIEEVREKTEAAFIE from the coding sequence ATGACAACCCAGATGAGCAAAGCAGAAACTCAGCATATGATTGCGAAGCGCGTCGCTCTTGAACTCCAAGGCCCTTGCACCGTCAACCTTGGAATCGGCATTCCGACGCTGGTGGCGGAATACATGACCGCTGATGATATTTACCTCCACACGGAAAACGGCCTGCTCGGTGTAACGGATGTCGAGGAAGCGGATATCGATCCGAACTTGGTCAATGCCGGAAAATTGCCGGTCGGCGAAGCAATCGGTTCCTCTTTCTTCAACAGCTCGGATTCGTTTGCGATGATCCGCGGCGGACATGTCGATGTTGCCATACTCGGTGCACTGCAAGTAGACGAAACCGGCGTCATTGCCAACTGGGCGGTTCCCGGCAAAAACATCATGGGTGTCGGCGGTGCGATGGACCTGCTCGTCGGCGCTAAAAAAGTCTTTGTCACAATGAACCATACCTCCAAAGACGGCAGCTCGAAATTGCTGAAAGAATGCACCTACCCCATTACATCGACGCGCCAAGTGGATATGATTTTTACAGAACTGGCAGTATTCAATGTAGAAGATGGACAATTAAAACTGGTCGATTTAATGCCGGGAGCAACGATTGAAGAAGTCCGTGAAAAAACGGAAGCAGCTTTTATTGAGTAA
- a CDS encoding muconate cycloisomerase family protein, which produces MKIRSFEVYILDLPTIRPHQLAMHTITVQTIVVGCVTDDEGREGWSEVATIGGASYGESTPEAIKANIDTYITPLIIGQDPNHFDRIMNDVAKLVRGNYFAKTVVENAIIDLAAKAKNIPAFELFGGQIHKSLPIAWTLASGNTEKDIEEAQEMLEKKRHNIFKLKIGKGDPFKNVEHVRSIKEVLGDAARLTVDVNQAWDEDTSNYCIAALEAAGVSMVEQPLAAWDFEGMSRLTAKFNVPIMADEAATSIQDVFRIAKYRAGNSIALKPCKHGGMTQTKKVVGIAEASGLGLYGGTMIESSLGTAACAQLYSTISDMKFGTEIFGPLLFKDNVTVNDIKFENFEVIVPDGPGFGMEIDKEKVKHYAREFSGKQEMMN; this is translated from the coding sequence ATGAAAATACGTTCTTTTGAAGTTTATATATTGGATTTGCCGACCATCCGTCCCCATCAACTGGCCATGCACACCATTACCGTGCAGACGATTGTGGTCGGCTGTGTGACAGACGACGAAGGCCGCGAAGGCTGGTCCGAAGTCGCGACAATCGGCGGCGCATCCTACGGCGAATCAACGCCGGAAGCCATCAAGGCGAATATCGACACGTACATCACCCCTCTGATCATCGGACAGGACCCGAATCATTTTGACCGCATCATGAACGATGTGGCGAAACTTGTTCGCGGCAATTACTTCGCCAAAACCGTTGTGGAAAATGCCATTATCGACTTGGCGGCGAAAGCGAAAAACATCCCCGCTTTCGAATTGTTCGGCGGCCAGATCCACAAATCCCTGCCGATTGCGTGGACGCTCGCTAGCGGCAATACCGAAAAAGACATTGAAGAAGCACAGGAAATGCTGGAGAAAAAGCGCCATAATATCTTCAAGCTGAAAATCGGCAAAGGCGATCCGTTCAAGAACGTCGAGCATGTCCGCAGCATCAAAGAAGTGCTCGGCGATGCGGCGCGCCTGACAGTCGACGTCAACCAGGCATGGGATGAAGATACTTCGAATTATTGCATCGCAGCACTCGAGGCAGCTGGCGTTTCGATGGTCGAACAGCCGCTTGCTGCATGGGATTTTGAAGGCATGTCCCGCCTCACTGCCAAATTCAACGTGCCGATCATGGCGGACGAAGCAGCGACGAGCATCCAGGACGTTTTCCGGATTGCGAAGTATCGCGCCGGCAACTCCATTGCCCTAAAACCATGCAAGCACGGCGGCATGACTCAGACAAAAAAAGTGGTTGGCATCGCTGAAGCGTCTGGCCTCGGGCTATACGGCGGCACGATGATCGAGTCGAGCCTTGGGACAGCCGCGTGCGCTCAGTTGTATTCAACAATTTCTGACATGAAATTCGGCACCGAAATTTTCGGTCCCCTGTTGTTCAAAGACAATGTCACGGTCAATGACATCAAGTTCGAGAACTTTGAAGTGATTGTTCCGGACGGACCGGGATTCGGCATGGAAATCGACAAGGAAAAAGTGAAGCATTACGCACGGGAATTTTCCGGAAAACAGGAGATGATGAATTGA
- a CDS encoding thiolase family protein, with product MKNVVIVDSVRTAIGKLGGTIGNETVDLLGAHVIEELLRRTGLDPASVEEVIMGQAKQSADVSNLARVALLRAGLPVEVPGYTLHRQCGSGVQAVNSAVQQIGMGLGDIIIAGGAESMSTAPYYVNKVRFGTGSGDVLLKDPNTASQPGSQPVETYGELNMGITAENVAEKHKISREEQDEFALESQERAANAIEKGLFDSQIAPYSVKTRKGSIEFKTDEHPRQTSLEKLAALKPVFKEGGTVTAGNASGRNDGAAALLVMSEDEALKRGLQPKARVIAQAAVGCSPEVMGMGPVHATFKALKQVNLKIEDIDIIELNEAFASQAVACINELGTDRSRVNPNGGAIAMGHPIGATGAILLTKLVHELERTGKKYGVVTLCIAGGMGIASVVENLRV from the coding sequence TTGAAGAATGTAGTAATTGTAGATTCTGTCAGAACCGCCATCGGAAAACTGGGCGGCACAATCGGCAATGAAACCGTCGATTTGCTTGGCGCCCACGTCATTGAAGAATTGCTCCGCCGCACTGGGCTTGACCCGGCTTCTGTCGAAGAAGTGATCATGGGACAGGCAAAGCAAAGTGCAGACGTTTCAAACTTGGCGCGCGTTGCTTTGCTGCGCGCCGGGCTTCCTGTCGAAGTGCCGGGCTACACCTTGCACCGTCAATGCGGTTCCGGCGTGCAGGCCGTCAATTCCGCTGTGCAGCAGATTGGCATGGGACTCGGCGACATCATCATCGCCGGCGGCGCCGAATCGATGAGCACCGCACCTTATTACGTCAACAAGGTGCGCTTCGGTACGGGTTCCGGCGATGTCTTGTTGAAAGACCCAAATACGGCGAGCCAGCCCGGTTCGCAGCCGGTGGAAACCTACGGCGAGCTGAATATGGGCATCACGGCGGAAAATGTCGCGGAGAAACACAAGATTTCGCGTGAGGAACAGGATGAATTTGCGCTGGAGAGCCAGGAACGGGCAGCAAATGCCATTGAAAAAGGCTTGTTTGATTCACAGATTGCGCCTTACTCGGTAAAAACACGCAAAGGTTCCATTGAGTTTAAAACGGATGAGCATCCGCGCCAAACTTCCCTTGAAAAACTGGCTGCACTAAAGCCGGTCTTTAAAGAAGGCGGCACCGTCACAGCAGGCAATGCCAGCGGACGAAACGACGGCGCGGCGGCATTGCTCGTTATGTCGGAAGACGAAGCGCTGAAACGCGGACTTCAGCCGAAAGCGCGCGTCATTGCGCAAGCGGCAGTCGGCTGTTCTCCGGAAGTGATGGGCATGGGTCCAGTGCACGCGACGTTCAAAGCATTGAAGCAAGTAAACTTGAAGATTGAAGATATCGACATCATCGAACTCAACGAAGCGTTCGCTTCCCAGGCAGTCGCCTGCATCAACGAACTTGGTACTGACCGCAGCCGGGTCAACCCGAACGGCGGCGCTATTGCAATGGGCCACCCAATCGGTGCGACCGGCGCCATCCTGTTGACGAAGCTCGTGCATGAACTCGAGCGCACCGGCAAGAAGTACGGCGTCGTCACGCTGTGCATCGCCGGCGGCATGGGGATTGCGTCAGTTGTGGAGAATTTGAGGGTTTAA
- a CDS encoding flavodoxin domain-containing protein produces the protein MASTNYEPRIAIIYASVTGNTKAVAEILQEIGLSKELEVELWPVADFPLAELSRYDAVMVGTYTWGSGEIPKEMHGLFEAFERLDRTGLVTAVFGTGDSFFAEFCGAVDRFRDMLFVQTELAATLKIELAPQEADIIRCEKLIASFTKRLPAFPRYIGGYNQ, from the coding sequence ATGGCTTCGACGAACTATGAACCGCGGATTGCCATCATCTACGCATCTGTCACTGGGAATACGAAAGCGGTGGCGGAGATATTGCAGGAAATCGGCCTTTCCAAGGAGCTGGAAGTGGAGCTTTGGCCAGTAGCGGACTTCCCGCTTGCTGAACTCTCACGTTACGACGCAGTTATGGTCGGCACCTATACATGGGGCAGCGGCGAGATTCCGAAAGAAATGCACGGCTTATTCGAGGCATTCGAGAGGTTGGACCGAACCGGATTGGTGACGGCTGTCTTCGGGACCGGCGACAGCTTTTTCGCCGAATTCTGCGGCGCTGTCGACCGCTTCCGGGATATGCTGTTTGTACAGACGGAACTGGCCGCGACGTTAAAAATTGAGCTGGCGCCTCAAGAGGCAGATATCATACGATGTGAAAAATTGATTGCCAGCTTCACAAAAAGGCTGCCAGCGTTTCCTCGGTATATTGGCGGGTATAATCAGTAG
- a CDS encoding ribonucleotide-diphosphate reductase subunit beta, whose product MSIHAPLQKIKLLNPEQPNKSTGIINGESSGLLNWNDIAYPQMYDLYQTLLSNFWKAQEINMQDDIKQWDHLTDVERDVFLRINTQLASLDSLQTPTMSQAMDYVTDSSFKAIFAVISQQEAVHNESYSYILSSLVSISEQNARFNQAKSDSIVRKRNDLILDAYEAFRQNPTPQTLFRLSVNSINLEGIYFYAGFAFFYHLARQQKMLKTSTMISYIQRDEMQHAYFISQFIRIMLTENPELNTEENIQYVYDAVDKAVELEKEWARHILKDIQGLDLDEFEGYVEYLANKRLRQLGLDNLYAEQNNPMPWIQVFGDDMMNETKSDFFEQKSRTYSKVSQSNGFDEL is encoded by the coding sequence ATGTCCATTCACGCACCACTGCAAAAGATCAAGCTGCTCAATCCCGAGCAGCCGAATAAATCCACCGGCATCATCAACGGGGAATCGTCCGGTTTATTAAACTGGAACGATATCGCCTATCCGCAAATGTACGATTTGTACCAAACGCTTTTGTCGAACTTCTGGAAAGCGCAGGAAATCAATATGCAGGACGACATCAAGCAATGGGACCATTTGACGGATGTTGAACGGGACGTATTTCTGCGCATCAACACGCAGCTGGCGTCGCTCGACAGCCTGCAGACGCCGACAATGAGCCAGGCGATGGACTATGTCACCGACTCGAGCTTCAAGGCGATTTTCGCGGTCATTTCCCAACAGGAAGCGGTGCACAACGAGTCGTATTCGTATATCCTAAGTTCACTGGTGTCGATCAGCGAGCAAAATGCGCGCTTCAACCAGGCGAAAAGCGATTCAATCGTAAGAAAGCGCAACGACCTGATCCTGGATGCCTACGAGGCGTTCCGCCAGAACCCAACGCCGCAGACCTTGTTCCGCTTGAGCGTCAATTCGATCAACCTGGAAGGCATTTATTTCTACGCCGGCTTCGCCTTTTTCTATCATTTGGCGCGCCAGCAGAAAATGCTCAAAACGAGTACGATGATCAGCTACATCCAACGCGATGAAATGCAGCATGCGTATTTCATTTCCCAGTTTATCCGCATCATGCTAACGGAAAATCCGGAACTGAATACCGAAGAAAACATCCAATACGTCTATGACGCTGTAGACAAAGCGGTGGAGCTGGAGAAAGAATGGGCGCGTCACATTCTGAAGGACATCCAGGGACTTGATCTGGACGAATTCGAAGGCTATGTCGAATACTTGGCCAACAAACGCCTGCGCCAGCTCGGACTCGACAACCTGTACGCAGAACAAAACAACCCGATGCCGTGGATCCAGGTGTTTGGAGATGACATGATGAATGAAACCAAATCGGACTTTTTCGAGCAGAAATCCCGGACCTATTCGAAAGTGTCGCAGTCGAATGGCTTCGACGAACTATGA
- a CDS encoding ribonucleoside-diphosphate reductase subunit alpha, producing the protein MNTFIYTETDAVTKAILRARDVYKLDAAPLLEKVAELETQAKGEQSLIYALNRISMAEPDWTFVAAELYLNDLYKGAANSRGYQAESKYGDFYELVEKLSSIGIYSGDLLKSYSKEEIGALGNEIQEDRDLLFNYIGLFLLADRYLAKDYEGNVHELPQERFLVIAMTLMQNEPKEKRMDLVKEAYWAMSNLYMTVATPTLSNAGKSFGQLSSCFIDTVDDSLDGIYLNNWDIARLSKDGGGIGVYYGKVRALGSDIKKFKGNSSGVIPWIRLVNDTAVSVDQLGQRQGAVAIYLDVFHKDIMNGFLDLKTNNGDERRKAHDIFTGVAIPDLFMEKLKETDENGRSTGEWHTFCPHQVKTIMGWKDSAGTALGLEDFYDETDVKHFKEKYEEAVSNPLLPRKTYRAMDIMARIMVSQLETGTPYMFYRDEVNRQNPNKHLRGKGLTSIYCSNLCTEITQNMSATTITKEYTDEDGNLVMIRKPGDFVVCNLSSINLPRAVKAEVLERLVPIQMRMLDNVIDLNTISVGQADATNKKYRAVGLGTFGWHHLLALEGIHWETEEAVAFADKLYEEIAYYTILSSMELAKEKGAYREFAGSEWETGEYFDRKGYTSVRWNELQSAITENGVRNGWMMAVAPNSSTAKIGGSTDGIDPLYAVEFAEEKKNFKFKVTAPDLDHNTYDYYRRARHVLDQNWSIRQNAARQRHIDQAISFNFYVPHTIKAKELLGLHFEAWEQGLKTTYYVRSTSQAEIEECEACQS; encoded by the coding sequence ATGAATACATTTATCTACACAGAAACGGATGCCGTGACAAAAGCAATCCTGCGGGCGAGAGATGTCTACAAACTCGACGCCGCACCGCTGCTCGAAAAAGTAGCAGAACTCGAAACGCAGGCAAAAGGCGAGCAGTCTTTGATTTATGCGCTCAACCGCATTTCCATGGCGGAACCGGATTGGACATTCGTTGCCGCGGAACTTTATTTGAATGATTTGTACAAAGGCGCGGCGAATAGTCGGGGCTACCAGGCAGAATCCAAATACGGCGATTTTTATGAACTGGTGGAAAAACTGAGCAGCATCGGCATCTATTCCGGTGACTTGCTGAAGAGCTATTCAAAAGAGGAAATCGGGGCTCTGGGCAATGAAATCCAGGAAGATCGCGATCTTTTGTTCAATTACATCGGCTTGTTTTTACTGGCAGACCGCTATTTGGCGAAGGATTACGAAGGAAATGTCCACGAATTGCCGCAGGAGCGTTTCCTTGTCATCGCGATGACGCTGATGCAAAACGAACCGAAGGAAAAGCGCATGGACTTGGTGAAGGAAGCTTACTGGGCGATGAGCAATCTGTATATGACCGTGGCAACACCGACGCTGTCGAACGCAGGAAAGAGCTTTGGCCAGCTGTCTTCCTGCTTTATCGATACGGTGGACGATTCGCTTGACGGCATTTACTTGAACAACTGGGACATTGCACGCCTCAGCAAAGACGGCGGCGGCATCGGCGTCTATTACGGCAAAGTGCGCGCTTTGGGATCTGACATCAAAAAATTCAAAGGCAATTCGTCCGGCGTCATTCCGTGGATCCGCCTTGTCAACGACACGGCGGTCAGCGTCGACCAGCTCGGCCAGCGCCAAGGCGCAGTCGCGATTTACCTGGACGTGTTCCATAAAGACATCATGAACGGCTTCCTGGATTTGAAGACGAACAACGGCGACGAGCGCCGGAAAGCACACGACATTTTCACCGGCGTGGCGATTCCAGACCTATTCATGGAAAAGCTGAAGGAAACCGATGAAAACGGCCGCAGCACCGGCGAATGGCATACGTTCTGCCCGCACCAAGTGAAGACCATCATGGGCTGGAAAGACAGTGCGGGAACTGCACTTGGCCTGGAAGACTTTTACGATGAAACGGACGTCAAGCACTTCAAAGAGAAATACGAAGAAGCGGTCAGCAATCCGTTATTGCCGCGGAAAACCTACCGGGCGATGGACATTATGGCGCGCATCATGGTGTCGCAGCTTGAGACCGGCACGCCATATATGTTCTACCGCGACGAAGTCAACCGCCAGAACCCGAACAAGCACTTGCGCGGCAAGGGGCTTACATCGATTTACTGTAGTAATTTGTGTACAGAAATAACCCAAAATATGTCAGCTACAACCATCACAAAAGAATATACGGACGAAGACGGCAACCTTGTGATGATCCGCAAGCCGGGCGATTTTGTCGTCTGCAACTTGTCATCGATCAACTTGCCGCGTGCGGTGAAAGCAGAAGTGCTGGAACGCCTAGTGCCGATTCAGATGCGCATGCTGGATAACGTCATTGATTTGAATACCATTTCCGTCGGTCAGGCCGATGCAACAAATAAGAAATATAGAGCAGTTGGTTTAGGGACTTTCGGATGGCACCATCTTTTGGCGCTTGAAGGCATCCACTGGGAAACCGAGGAAGCCGTGGCGTTTGCTGATAAATTGTACGAAGAAATCGCCTACTATACCATTCTCTCTTCGATGGAACTTGCCAAGGAAAAAGGCGCATACCGCGAATTTGCTGGCTCCGAATGGGAGACCGGCGAGTATTTTGACCGAAAAGGCTATACAAGCGTTCGCTGGAACGAATTGCAAAGCGCCATTACGGAAAACGGCGTCCGCAACGGCTGGATGATGGCGGTGGCACCGAACTCATCGACGGCTAAAATCGGCGGCTCAACGGACGGCATCGACCCGCTCTATGCAGTGGAATTTGCGGAAGAAAAGAAAAACTTCAAATTCAAAGTGACGGCGCCGGATCTTGACCACAACACTTATGATTATTACCGCCGCGCACGCCACGTACTCGACCAAAACTGGAGCATCCGCCAGAACGCGGCCCGCCAGCGCCATATTGACCAGGCCATCAGCTTCAATTTCTATGTGCCGCATACGATCAAAGCGAAAGAATTGCTGGGGCTGCATTTTGAAGCATGGGAACAGGGCTTGAAGACGACGTACTACGTCCGCAGCACATCCCAGGCGGAAATCGAAGAATGCGAAGCATGCCAAAGCTAA